Proteins encoded in a region of the Pseudochaenichthys georgianus chromosome 20, fPseGeo1.2, whole genome shotgun sequence genome:
- the LOC117466104 gene encoding uncharacterized protein isoform X1, with amino-acid sequence MENCGSMFKGVLVAIALVVMAQYGSAAEKLDSCCTTVSRKQITDPIIGYKTQMPNPPCVTAIIFQTEKGYFCSYLRSPWVLLKIRAFNKATARDAALSTAPASSTVSLLSIITSTAASSTPPRSSSPTPLSSSTFPSSSSSFPSSSSSFPSSSPSSLSFSLTSEIPAGETLSENESSNESSNE; translated from the exons ATGGAAAACTGTGGAAGCATGTTCAAGGGAGTTCTGGTCGCCATCGCCCTGGTCGTGATGGCTCAGTATGGATCGGCAG CAGAAAAGCTGGATTCCTGCTGTACAACAGTCAGCAGAAAGCAGATAACTGATCCAATCATTGGGTACAAAACCCAGATGCCTAACCCTCCATGTGTCACAGCCATCAT CTTTCAGACAGAGAAAGGTTATTTCTGCAGCTACCTGAGGTCTCCCTGGGTTCTTCTCAAGATCAGAGCATTCAA TAAAGCAACAgctagggatgctgctttgtCTACGGCCCCAGCATCATCTACTGTCTCCCTGCTGTCCATCATAACATCCACTGCAGCATCCTCCACTCCTCCTCGTTCCTCATCCcccactcctctctcctcatccACTTTTCCCTCTTCCTCGTCTTCATTTCcctcttcctcatcctcttttccctcttcctcaccctcttctctctccttctccttaACATCGGAGATACCTGCTGGTGAAACCCTTTCAGAAAACGAGTCGAGCAACGAGTCGAGCAACGAGTAG
- the LOC117466104 gene encoding uncharacterized protein isoform X2, translating into MENCGSMFKGVLVAIALVVMAQYGSAEKLDSCCTTVSRKQITDPIIGYKTQMPNPPCVTAIIFQTEKGYFCSYLRSPWVLLKIRAFNKATARDAALSTAPASSTVSLLSIITSTAASSTPPRSSSPTPLSSSTFPSSSSSFPSSSSSFPSSSPSSLSFSLTSEIPAGETLSENESSNESSNE; encoded by the exons ATGGAAAACTGTGGAAGCATGTTCAAGGGAGTTCTGGTCGCCATCGCCCTGGTCGTGATGGCTCAGTATGGATCGGCAG AAAAGCTGGATTCCTGCTGTACAACAGTCAGCAGAAAGCAGATAACTGATCCAATCATTGGGTACAAAACCCAGATGCCTAACCCTCCATGTGTCACAGCCATCAT CTTTCAGACAGAGAAAGGTTATTTCTGCAGCTACCTGAGGTCTCCCTGGGTTCTTCTCAAGATCAGAGCATTCAA TAAAGCAACAgctagggatgctgctttgtCTACGGCCCCAGCATCATCTACTGTCTCCCTGCTGTCCATCATAACATCCACTGCAGCATCCTCCACTCCTCCTCGTTCCTCATCCcccactcctctctcctcatccACTTTTCCCTCTTCCTCGTCTTCATTTCcctcttcctcatcctcttttccctcttcctcaccctcttctctctccttctccttaACATCGGAGATACCTGCTGGTGAAACCCTTTCAGAAAACGAGTCGAGCAACGAGTCGAGCAACGAGTAG